ATTAATAAAGACCAACTGTACTAGCTCTTTCACTTGTGGTCTCCACTGGTGGCGTTTGTTCGAAAATAGGGTCCGATAAGATAGTTGCGTGTGAGGTAGCGTTGGTCCTGATTTCGGGTTCAGATTGTGGTGGGGCCGGAGATTAGAGTGATTGGAACCGACGCCACCTGGTATAAAGAAGAATTAGCCACTTGCACGAGCACAGTTAGTGCAGGACCACCACGCTGAGTATGATACTGAGCAGTGGAAGTACGTGGGCCATTCTGGCCCTGGACACTGGCGAAGCAATGAGGTATTGATTTGCTATCGTGTGTACCGTATGCCAGGTTGACCATGCTGGTTCCCCAGGTGTAGTCTGCAGGGGGATCCTCAATTCCACGACGACAACATGTTTGCATGTCGCGAATGATTAAATAATTGTGTTATTTTCTCGGAATCACTTTAATAACGATTTTAaagttcgtgttttttccACTGTTATCACAGACTATCACTCAACCGACTCCGTACGGCTACGCCAATTATAGGTTGTGCTCGAAAGCACGTGTTGACTGACTCGGTAGCAAATCGCGTGCAGAAGTGcgtttattttccacattctTTGGTTATATCGGTTTACAGGTTATCGGATTAACTCATATTGAGTTGCTGTTTATTTGTCGCTGTGAGAGGTAGACGTGAAAGGTCATGAGAGGACATGAGATTGGATATTGGGATTGGCTGTCGTTACAACTGGTCATAACTATATTTAACTACAACTGGCCCCGGGTACAACTGGGTTCAATTTATATTTAACTACAACTGGCCCCGGTTGTCCACTAGGAAGCTGCTTCGATAAGATTGCAATCGATTTGTCCccctcggctgctgctgaatgcTGACAGTGGTTGGATGCGACCGGACGGGGCCGACTGTCTATAAAAGTGCATAGCCCGAGCGCCAGCGAAAGTAGAGAAAAAAGTGTACTTTGCTAGGGATCGTTTTTAGCGGACAAAGCGAATGATCCGTCTTGAAGTCGCCTTATTACCGGTGGTGCTAATAGCCGGGGCGATTACTGCAAGATTTCCCGTTCCGAGGAAGCCGTTCCTGCGATTGGCTCACGATGTGCCGACCAACTTTACCGCCGACATTATCCTGCGCGATGGCTACTTGCTCGAGCGGCACCAGGTTATCACGGCCGATGGTTACATTCTGACCATGTTCCGCATCCCTGGCAGTCCGGCCAATCCTCCGCGGGTCGGTAAGCATGTGGCGTTCCTGCAACATGGTCTGCTCTGTTCGTCTGCCGATTGGGTTATTCTGGGGCCGGGGAAGGCTCTCGCGTACCTGCTCGTTGACGCTGGATACGACGTGTGGCTGGGTAACGCCCGTGGCAATACCAACTCGCGGCGCCACATCTTCCACGATCCGGATGCGCACAATACGGACTTCTGGAATTTTAGTTGGCACGAGATCGGATATTTCGATCTACCGGCCATGATCGACTACGCGCTCGGGAACACCGGACATACAACGTTGCAGTATGCAGGCCATTCGCAAGGCACTACGTCCTTCTTCGTGATGGCTTCGCTGCGACCGGACTACAACAAGAAGATCCGCTCGATGCAAGCGCTGGCACCGGTCGCCTTCATGAGCAACCTGCGGTCaccgttcgtgcgtgcgttggcGCCCTTCGTCAATCAGATCGAGTGGATCATGAAGATGCTGGGTGTGAACGAGTTCCTGCCCAGCAGAGAGATGTTGACTCTCGGCGGGCAGCGCCTGTGCCAGGACGAG
This genomic window from Anopheles bellator unplaced genomic scaffold, idAnoBellAS_SP24_06.2 scaffold01605_ctg1, whole genome shotgun sequence contains:
- the LOC131214616 gene encoding lipase 3-like — encoded protein: MILSSGTGAITARFPVPRKPFLRLAHDVPTNFTADIILRDGYLLERHQVITADGYILTMFRIPGSPANPPRVGKHVAFLQHGLLCSSADWVILGPGKALAYLLVDAGYDVWLGNARGNTNSRRHIFHDPDAHNTDFWNFSWHEIGYFDLPAMIDYALGNTGHTTLQYAGHSQGTTSFFVMASLRPDYNKKIRSMQALAPVAFMSNLRSPFVRALAPFVNQIEWIMKMLGVNEFLPSREMLTLGGQRLCQDESPVQEVCANVIFLIGGFNSAQLNRSIIPALLENVPAGASANQLAHYAQGCNSGFFRQYDFGLTLNLIRYGSVRPPDYPLHRVTAPVALHYSDNDWLAGVPDVRELHSHLSNSIGLFRVSDPRWNHLDFVWGTDANSFVYERVISFMNRYN